The genomic stretch CAGGACGCAGCTAAGAGAACTCCTGACCAATTATGGGGAAGTCTTTGAAGTGTGGTTTGACGGTGCCAATGGCGGTACCGGCTACTATGGCGGAGCCAATGAAGAACGCCGTGTGGACAAAAGGAACTATTATGATTGGGAAAACACCTATAGCATCATCCGTGAACTCCAGCCCAATGCAGTGATCTTTTCCGATGGTGGGCCGGACATTCGCTGGGTGGGAAACGAGGAAGGCCATGCTTATAAAACTACTTGGTCCAATCTCAAGAGGGACGAAGTGTACGGCGGTATGCCGGAATATGCTTCTGAATATTCGGCGGGTCAGGAAGATGGCACCCACTGGGTACCAGCTGAAGTGGATGTTTCCATTCGTCCAGGCTGGTACTATCACCCTTATGAAGACCATAAGGTAAAATCTCTGCCAAAACTCCTCGATATATATTATGAAAGTTTGGGCCGAAACGGTTCACTTTTGCTCAATTTTCCGGTGGATCGCAGAGGCCTGATCCATGAGAAGGATGCTGAGCAAGTACAGAAATTGGCCGATAAGATCAAGGAGGATTTTGCACATAATTTGGCGAGTGAAAAAGGCGAAATAGCGGCATCCGAAACGCGAGGCAAGGGGTATGGAGCAGCAATGGCCATGGATGATGATGAATCCACTTATTGGGCCACCACTGATGGTACTGTTTCGGGAACGCTTACAGTGACCTTCGATAAGCCTACTACATTTAACCGCTTTCTGGCACAGGAATATATTGCCTTGGGGCAGCGTGTGAAGGCCTTTACCGTGGAGGTAGAGACTGAAAGCGGCTGGGAGGAAATTGCCAGTGAGACCACTATTGGCTATAAGAGGATTTTGAGATTTCCTGATGTGACGGCCACTTCAGTGCGGTTTTCCGTTACGGATGCCAAGGCCTGTCCGACCATCAGCGAGATAGGCATCTTCAATGCACCAAAGGTCGTTATGGCTCCTGAAATCTCTCGTTCTGTGTCGGGAATGGTGAGCTTGGAGGCAGCAGATCAAGGGGTAGATATTTATTTTACCACTGATGGCAGCACGCCGGGCAAGGACAGTAAAAAGTATGAATCACCTTTTGAGGTGATCACACCAAAGACCGTCCAGGCAATTGTCATTGACCAAGCCTCAGGAAAGACCAGTGAAGTAGGGCGTGTGGATTTTGATCTGGCCAAGGCAAACTGGAAAGTGATAAATGGAGCCGATAAGGCGGATCAAGCAATTGATGAAAATCTCCATACCAACTACACCAGTAAAAATAATGAAGTCGTAATTGATCTGGGAGCTGCCGTAGACCTTAAAGGCTTTACATACATGCCGATGCAAAGCAGGTACATGTCTGGTGTGATTCAGCAGTATGAATTTGCCATAAGCACCGATGGAGGCAACTGGAAGACGGTCCGCAAAGGGGAATTTGGCAATATTGCCGCAAGCCCCATTGAGCAGAAAATCACTTTTGGTACTGAAAATGCAAAATTTATCCGGCTAAAGGCCAGCAAAACCCTGGACGGTAAGGAGGCTTCGTTTGCAGAAATTGGTGTGATTACAAAATGATCTATTTACAAAGCCGGAATAGCTACTAAACACTTTGAAAGCCCATCTTCAGCATTGGAGGTGGGCTTTTTAATTGAAATGGGGAGTTGGAAGTTTTTAAATGTTTGTAATTCCATTGTAATCCCTCAATCTATCAAGAACCAAGCAATATTTCTGGGGGATGAGAGATTTCCAGGTGGTTTTGGTAAGCATAATTCTCTTTAATTTAGCAATAGGAATGCGTGCTCCATCATAAAAAAATCAGCGCAAATCTTATTAATCTGCGCCATCTGCGTGCTATCGGAACCAACCCTAATCCCCCATCAACTTTTTCACATGACCCTCTATCAACTACGTCGGGGCAGCCGAAGCCATAAGCCGAACTCCCATTTATTCCCTCATTACTACTGGCTTACCCATTTCTTAAACTTACTTACCTTTTCACGACTGACGATGATATCATCGTTATAGGCGACTTTAGGCGTGATTTTCAGCCGGCTATTTACGTGTTTTTTTATAGCCCCGATAGCTTTTACATTTAGGATGATACTGCGATTGACCCTGAAAAATCGGCTGGGGTCTAGCTGCTCTTCCAGGTCCATCAACTTATTGCTCATAAGGTAATACTCGCCGCTTACCATCTCCACCAAGTAGGTTTGGCCCCCTTCTGCCAAGAAAAATGCGACATCTTCCTGGTTCTTTTGGAAGAGTTGTTCTCCTGATTTTACTAGGAAACGTGTTTTCTGGGATGAGCCAGTTTCAGTTGGCTTTGCTTTTTCTTCGCCAGGATTAGCTTTGGGATAGAGTAATTTGAATTTTTCAAATGTCTTGGTCAAGCGCTCATCAGAGCAATTTTCATTGATAAAATCAAGGCAATTGAGCGCAAAAGCTTTTTCGGTCACAAAAGGTTTGGCAGAGGTAAACACGATGGGGATAAACTTATTCATTTTATCAAAAACAGAAGGATGCAGATCGGTAAGCTCATAACTCCCCAAAATCACGTCTGCATTGTTTCCATCCCTGAGGTATTGGATGGCATCATCCCATGAGGGCAAAACTGCCACTGTCTTGGCTTCTATACATGCTTGGTGAATTTGGTGGCTAAGTCGGTAACCCTCATCAGGCTTATGTACGACCAGACACTGAATAAATTGCTTTTCGACTTTCATGGTGTTTTAGTAGTTTCCAGAAAAATATCAATCAGCCTTAAGGCTGATATCCATGCTTTTGACGTGGTGGGTAAGTGCACCTACAGAAATATAGTTCACGCCACATTCAGCGACATCCTTGAGTGTTTCTTCGGTAATACCGCCGGATGCTTCCGTAAGCATTTGGCCCCCGATAAGGGTGACGGCTTCTCGCATCATGTCATAGCGCATATTATCCAGCATGATGACATCTACCCCTCCTACTCTTAAAACTTCTTTTACCTCCTCAAGGTTTCTTGTCTCTACTTCGATTTTAAGATCCAGCAAGTTTTCTTTAAGATAGCTTTTGGTCGCTGTGATAGCAGCTTCAATGCCGCCCGCAAAATCGATATGGTTATCCTTGAGCATGACCATATCATACAATGCAAAACGGTGGTTTTCTCCTCCTCCAATGGCCACTGCCCACTTCTCAAGCATCCGGAAGTTTGGCGTGGTCTTTCTGGTATCCAATAACTTGGCATTGGTATGGGAAATAAGCTTGGTCAATCGGTGGGTCTTGGTGGCAATACCGCTCATTCGCTGCATACAATTCAACACCAGTCTTTCGGTGGTGAGTATGGAAGCTGCTTTGCCCATGACCTTAAGGCCAATGTCCCCTTTCTTTACTTCTTGCCCATCTTCCAAGAGGAGTTGCACTTCCAGTTCCTTGTCGTAAGAATGAAAAATCAGCTCAGCCAATTCCAGACCGGCAATGATTCCGTTTTCCTTAATGAATAATTGAGCGCTGCCTTCTTTGTCTTTGGGAATCGCGGCAAGGGTAGAATGATCTCCTTCCCCAACGTCTTCCCTAAAGGCAGACTGGATAAATGCTTCCAGATTTTCCCGTGTTAAGTAGTTTTCTTTCACACCGTAAAAATAAGAAAATTCGAGAAAGGGAGGCCTTTAACGGGAACAACTTCCCAGCTATTTAGTAGAAATATGGTGATGAGAGGACATTACTCCTTGGTAATGTCCAGAGAGTAGATGGAACAGCCGTCGCTATCTTTTTTACATTTGATCAGGATGCGGAATTTTGTGCCAGTACTATCATAGGTGCCAATAAAATATTCTATCTGGTTACCGGAAGTTCCCCGATGCACAATATCAAAGTCGCTAGGTGTGAACTTCTTGAAGAAATCCCGCATGACCAATTCTGCCTGATTCTTGGAGTAATCTCCCTCGTTTCCATTGATACTTAATTCTACATTTCTATCAAAAAAAGCCGCCAGATCCTTACTGGAACCTGCTTTAATGGAAATGGCAATTTCCTTGGAATCGTCGTGCTGCGCCCAAGCTGATGACCCCAAAAAGATCATCCCAACTACAAGTAGACAGAAGGTTTTTGATATTAGTTGTTTCATTATAAGAGTGAAAGAATCAAATTCTGAGCCAAAGTGTGTGATGGTAGGTGAACATGCTTAAACTAAGCAAAAAAAAGTAAATTTTACTTAAAATTGAAAGAATAAGCTTATAAATGAAGTACTAAAATCCAGCTAACATCAAAGGGCTTTTCTTCACGGCACAATGTCCCGGCCTCATGATTAGATGCGTAACCTTCTGTATTACAGTAGGGTTAATCGATTGGGAAAGTACTGGTAAACCTATCAAAAGAGCTTGGAGCTTTAGAAATACTGGCTTGTCGGCATGGGTTTTTAGCTACTCAGCATTTACACTCATAAAAAGAAATACTTTCATAAAACACGCTTCTCCTTACATTTGTACTGATAAGTAAAATAAAAAGCCTCCTATGCACTTAAAAAGCCTCCAGCTAATCCAATTCAAAAATTATGAAAAGGCCCTGGTAGCTTTTAGCCCTGAAATAAACTGTTTCCTTGGCATCAATGGAAGTGGAAAAACCAATATGCTAGATGCCATTCATTACCTGTCCCTGACCAAAAGTGCCTTTAACCCTGTGGATATCCAGAATGTCCGGCACGACCAAGCTTTCTTTTCGATGAAGGGGGATTTTGACAAGGCGGGAAAATCAGTGGAAATCCAGTGCATCCTGGAAGCCAAAAAGAAGAAGCAAGTCCTTAACAATGGTAAAGCTTACGATAAAATGAGTGAGCACATTGGGCTTTTGCCGGTGGTGTTGATTGCGCCGGATGATACCTCCCTTATCAAGGAAGGAAGTGAGGAGCGGCGAAAATTCTTTGACACCTTACTGTCACAGCTTGACAAAAATTACCTTGGCAAGCTGGTGCGGTATCAGCATTTTCTGAAGCAGCGAAATGCCCTGATCAAGAAGTTTGTGGAACAGAATAGGATGGACAAAAGTCTACTGGAGCCCTATGACCTGGAACTGATCCAGCTTTCAAAATGGCTTTATCAGGAGCGAGAAGCCTTTATTGATCGCTTTAAGCCCTATCTCCTTCACCATTATGCGGAGATTTCAGGAAAACGGGAGACCGTAGAGATCCGTTATGAAAGCCAATGCCAGAAAACGGATTTTGAAGCGCACTTTTACAGTTGTCTCCAGCGGGACCTGATCCTGAAGCGGACCAATGCGGGAATTCACAAAGATGACTTTGTCTTTGAAATCGATGGCTATCCGCTCAAAAAATTTGGTTCCCAAGGCCAGCAGAAGTCCTTTTTGATCGCGCTAAAGCTTGCCCAGTTTCAGATTTTTAAGGAAGAAACGGGTACCAAGCCCTTGCTGCTTTTGGATGACATCTTTGATAAGTTGGATGATTTCCGCATAGGTAAAATGATGGAATTGGTGGCCCATCATGAATTCGGGCAGTTATTTATCACAGACGCCCGTCCTGAGCGCACCAAAAAGATCATGCAGGATATCAAAGCTGATATTGCTTATTTCCATATTGAGGAAGGCGACATCAAGCGAGAAGGGGATTCCCCTACATGATTTGTTATTTATGGTATTACCAACTTCTCGCTCCGCCACGTGGAGGCCCGAATCCTCTACGGCCAGACCGGCCTCCATCCTCAGGTTTTTTGAATTTCCCAATGATATAGGTAAAGGTAACCAGCCTTAAAACACTTAAACCATATCGATAATATCTTGGTAATTGATGCCCATGTGGCTGCTGTCATAATAAGCCATGCCGTCTTTAAGAAGGATCACCTGGGGGGACTCATGATCCACCGCAAACTCCTGGGCGATGGCATTGGAGATCTCCCTGTAGCTCAGTAGGTCAAGTATGTATGGACGGACTTTTGCGAAGTCTTCTTCTTTCCAATTGCGCTGAAGCCGGTTCCAGGCCATTCCACTGATACTGCAGCTGGTAGAGTGCTTGAAGATCAGCACCGGTTGGTTTTTGCTTTCTTCTTTGATTTTTTGGATTTGCTCGAGGTGATCAATTGCTTTCCAGGTCATAGTTTCTTTTCGTTTGGTCTGTAACAAGCAAAAAGCTCATTTTGTTTCGAAGATAAGGGAAAAATGGTTACGATTTGATTTTCAGGCTGGACAAGGTGGAAGTAGCTAGATGTAAGTATCAAGTAGTGAGACATGAGTACGGATGTTCCTCTCCGCCGTGACGGGGGAGGTTAGGTGGGGTAGATCGGAGAAAAGAGCAAAGAGAAAAATGCAGATAGCAAAAACATAAGGTTGAGTCGGGAGGCTCAGTCTTTGTGCTCCCGTGTCAGAGACGGCGGGACAACGCTAAGACGCGGTTGTGCTGGTTCTCTGCCCCTGTACTAAGAAACATTGAGTCCCTGCCTGGGCACGGCCCCGTCATAACCAATAATGGGTAAAGGCTTGGGAAGGTTTGAAAGGAATTGGTCAAAACTTTCATCTAGGGAAAGACCAATTGTTACTATGTTTGACAATGAAATCTAATAATTAATCCGGTCAACTATAATCAGGGAAGTACAATCGCCTTATTGCGTGCAATTGAGGTACATCGAGATCACTTCGTTTCGCCGTGATGAGGGGGGACTGATTTATAGGACAGCCTCATTAAAGAAAACATTGATGGTTTAATCCAATCAATTTTATCGCTCCATCTTCATGCTCCCAATATCCCTTTTCAGGTAGATAATATCCCCATTCAGGCGCAATGTGGGCTTTTTAGCAGGATAGTTCAGGAAGGTTTCGCTACCTTATTAAGTAACTTTACATAAGCAATTTAAGGAATTCCTACAGTATCGCCGGCTTTCTTTGGCTTGCAATATTAACAATCGGCATCGCTTTGTTAAGCTACTGCTCTAAACCTAAAATTAACTGAACATGTTGGCTATGAAAAAGTCATTTTGGCAAAAAAGCTTGATCATGATGGGTGTATCGGCACTATTGGGCATGGAAGCATTTGCCCAATACCCTGAAATCCCACCGGCCATGCAGTCCAAAACCGATTCCATGATGGCCTTGGAAGAAGCAAGGCTGGAGAAGGTGTGGGACGAAATCTACCCTACCATCCAAAAAGAAGCCACAGAAGGCAGGCCTTACATGCGCTGGGCTTCTTATCCCAAGGACTTTGTGAAAGCAGCTATTCCTGCCTTTCCTGGAGCTGAAGGTGGCGGTGCCTATACCCCTGGAGGACGAGGAGGGAAGATCTTCGTCGTGACCAGTTTGGCAGATAGTGGCCCGGGAACCCTCCGGGAAGCCTGTGAGGCTGGCGGTGCCAGGACCATCGTATTTAATGTAGCTGGTATCATCCAACTGAAAAAAGCCATCAGCATCAGGGCTCCTTATGTTACTATTGCTGGGCAGACAGCTCCTGGAGATGGAATTTGTGTGGCTGGTGAGACCTTTGCAGTGGATACACATGATGTGATCATCCGGCACATGAGGTTCCGAAGAGGGGCTACTGACGTGACGCGCAGAGACGATGCGCTGAGCGGTGATCCCATGGGCAATGTCATCATTGACCATTGTTCGGTGAGCTGGGGTCTGGATGAAAATATCTCCATGTACCGCAATATGTTTACGGCCAATGAAAATTCTGATCGAAAGAAATTGCCCGCGGCAAATATTACCATCCAAAATACCATTTCATCCGAAGGACTGGATACCTATAACCACGCTTTTGGCAGCACCATTGGTGGACTGAACAGCACCTTTATCCGAAACCTATGGGCCAATAACATTTCCCGAAACCCATCAGTAGGAATGTATGGAGATTTCACCTTTGTGAATAATGTGCTCTTCAACTGGTGGAACCGATCCGTGGATGGCGGCGATTATCGGTCCCTTTTCAATATCATCAATAACTACTACAAGCCGGGGCCGATGACTCCCGAAGACAAACCCATCCGCTATCGGATCATCAAACCAGAGTCCGGCTATTTGGATCCCAAGACCTTTGGCAGGGCTTATGTGGAAGGAAACTTCGTAGAGGGTAATCCAAAGGTGACCGCTGACAACTGGGACGGTGGCGTGCAGCCGGGAGATCTTAGTCCTGAAGAAAGGGAAAAGCATTTTGCTTATATGCGCCAATCCAAGCCATTCGAAATGGCACCGCTAAACATCATGTCGGCCAAAGAAGCTTATGATTTTGTATTGGACAATGCCGGAGCTGTTTTGCCCAAGCGGGATGCGGTGGATCAGCGGATCGTAAAGACCGTCAAAAGCGGTAAAATCAATGCACCGAAAGGGAAAGAAATGGAAATCGGAACGGAATTTATCAACAGAAGATTGCCAAAGGATTCGTACAAAAAGGGAATTATTGTCCATCCTGACCAAGTGGGCGGTTATCCAGATTACCAAGGCCAGCCATATCAGGAAACCGATGGTGACGGTATCCCGGATGCTTGGGAAGAAAAACATGGTCTCGATCCCAATGATCCGTCAGACGCCATTAAAGACCTCAACGGAGATGGCTATACCAACCTCGAGAAATACCTCAATGGTATAGACCCGACCAAAAAAGTAGATTGGACCAACTGGGAAAACAACCACGATACCTTGCTGGAAGTGGCGAAGAAAGGCGGACTCTTGCAGGATTAAGATGTTAGTCGCTAGATTTTAGATAGGAGGCGTGAGATATGAGTATTGAGACTTGAGTAGAACAATAACTAAACTTTATACCCTTGGAGGGCACATTTTGACGATCAAGAAATCCCTCCTGAAGAAAAAGCAAAATAAACCAATGATGAAAACGAACATAAAATCACTCCTGTTTGCAGCCATGATGATGATGGGCCTGGCGCAATTAACGAATGCCCAGGGCTTTGATCCGGAATATGTGAAAGTGACCAATGAGCGGGCCAGGAAGATCGTGGATAATATGGACATTTCGGATATTCAAAAAGCCGATAAAGTAACCGATTATATTGCCAAACAATACAGAAACCTCAGCCTGATCCACGACGAGCGCGACAAGCAGATCGATGCGGCCAAGGAAATGTATGATGGTAAGAAGGAGGAAAAGAAAATCAATAAAGCTGAAAAGAAAGCCAACAAGTCCATGGCCAAACTGCACAAAAAGTACCTTGCACAGCTTTCTTCTGAATTGACTGCTGAGCAAGTGGATCAAGTAAAGGATGGTATGACCTACGGAGTGGCTCCAAACACATATAAAGTGTACCAAGAGATGTTGCCCGACCTTACGCAAGAGCAAAAGGACAAGATATGGAACTGGTTGGCAGAGGCCAGGGAACATGCGATGGATGCAGGATCTTCCCATGCCAAGCATGCTTGGTTTGGCAAATACAAAGGAAAGATCACCAACTACCTCTCAGATTTAGGCTATGACCTCAAGCAGGCTGAAAAGGACATGTTTGAGCGCCAAAAAGCCGCTAATAATCAATAAGCTAAAGGTGAAACAGTTTTATAGCAATAATATAAGCTTGATAGGTATCCAAAATTCTGGGAGAAGGTTCTTCCAGAATTTTGTGGTACTTGGCCTTTTGGTATGTTGGTCTTCGCAGCTTATGGCAAGGCAGGACGAAAACCCAATTGGCCACCAAGATGGAAAACTTCATTATCAGAAAGATGAACATGGCAACAGGCTACTGGATTTTTCCTATTGCGGGTTTATGGCCAGTGAGGAAGCAATTCCCACGGTGCCCGTTAAAGTAGTGGTTTCACCTGTCGAGGGAGATGCTACTGCCCATATACAAGCGGCGATAGATTATGTTGGAGGGCTTTCTGCAGATGGAAATGGCTTTAGAGGAGCTGTTTTGCTGGGATCAGGAACCTATAGGGTCGCTGGACAGCTTCAGTTTTCACAATCCGGTGTAGTGCTCAGGGGAAGTGGCCAGGGAGAAACGATCTTGCTCGGTACAGGCAAAACCCGTGAAACCCTTGTTCGCATACTGGGAAAGGATGATCGCAAATTTGGCGATACACTGAACATCACTGAAGATTTCGTTCCTGTCAATGCCCAGGAAGTAACGGTAGATGGAAAAATCTCAGCAGGTACCAACGTCATGGTGGTGCGTCCGTCCACACAAGCGTGGATCGATGAGCTTGAAATGAAGGAATTCGGTGGGGAGACAGGATGGATAGGTTGGAAACCCGGTGGACATAACCAATATTGGGACAGAACAGTCACAAAAAATGCCAATGGAAAAGTTACGCTGGATGTACCCTTGACGAATGCTATCGACCAAGAATATGGAGGAGGATATGTGCTGGATTATCAATGGGCAGGGAGAATAGAAAATGTGGGAATCGAGAACCTTTCCATGCAGTCCACCTATGATCAGTCTAACCCAAAAGATGAAGACCACCGGTGGTCGGCCATCTCAATGGAAAACGT from Echinicola soli encodes the following:
- a CDS encoding DUF4783 domain-containing protein, which encodes MKQLISKTFCLLVVGMIFLGSSAWAQHDDSKEIAISIKAGSSKDLAAFFDRNVELSINGNEGDYSKNQAELVMRDFFKKFTPSDFDIVHRGTSGNQIEYFIGTYDSTGTKFRILIKCKKDSDGCSIYSLDITKE
- a CDS encoding LytR/AlgR family response regulator transcription factor; translated protein: MKVEKQFIQCLVVHKPDEGYRLSHQIHQACIEAKTVAVLPSWDDAIQYLRDGNNADVILGSYELTDLHPSVFDKMNKFIPIVFTSAKPFVTEKAFALNCLDFINENCSDERLTKTFEKFKLLYPKANPGEEKAKPTETGSSQKTRFLVKSGEQLFQKNQEDVAFFLAEGGQTYLVEMVSGEYYLMSNKLMDLEEQLDPSRFFRVNRSIILNVKAIGAIKKHVNSRLKITPKVAYNDDIIVSREKVSKFKKWVSQ
- the recF gene encoding DNA replication/repair protein RecF (All proteins in this family for which functions are known are DNA-binding proteins that assist the filamentation of RecA onto DNA for the initiation of recombination or recombinational repair.), coding for MHLKSLQLIQFKNYEKALVAFSPEINCFLGINGSGKTNMLDAIHYLSLTKSAFNPVDIQNVRHDQAFFSMKGDFDKAGKSVEIQCILEAKKKKQVLNNGKAYDKMSEHIGLLPVVLIAPDDTSLIKEGSEERRKFFDTLLSQLDKNYLGKLVRYQHFLKQRNALIKKFVEQNRMDKSLLEPYDLELIQLSKWLYQEREAFIDRFKPYLLHHYAEISGKRETVEIRYESQCQKTDFEAHFYSCLQRDLILKRTNAGIHKDDFVFEIDGYPLKKFGSQGQQKSFLIALKLAQFQIFKEETGTKPLLLLDDIFDKLDDFRIGKMMELVAHHEFGQLFITDARPERTKKIMQDIKADIAYFHIEEGDIKREGDSPT
- the ytxJ gene encoding bacillithiol system redox-active protein YtxJ, whose protein sequence is MTWKAIDHLEQIQKIKEESKNQPVLIFKHSTSCSISGMAWNRLQRNWKEEDFAKVRPYILDLLSYREISNAIAQEFAVDHESPQVILLKDGMAYYDSSHMGINYQDIIDMV
- the nadC gene encoding carboxylating nicotinate-nucleotide diphosphorylase — encoded protein: MKENYLTRENLEAFIQSAFREDVGEGDHSTLAAIPKDKEGSAQLFIKENGIIAGLELAELIFHSYDKELEVQLLLEDGQEVKKGDIGLKVMGKAASILTTERLVLNCMQRMSGIATKTHRLTKLISHTNAKLLDTRKTTPNFRMLEKWAVAIGGGENHRFALYDMVMLKDNHIDFAGGIEAAITATKSYLKENLLDLKIEVETRNLEEVKEVLRVGGVDVIMLDNMRYDMMREAVTLIGGQMLTEASGGITEETLKDVAECGVNYISVGALTHHVKSMDISLKAD
- a CDS encoding polysaccharide lyase, coding for MLAMKKSFWQKSLIMMGVSALLGMEAFAQYPEIPPAMQSKTDSMMALEEARLEKVWDEIYPTIQKEATEGRPYMRWASYPKDFVKAAIPAFPGAEGGGAYTPGGRGGKIFVVTSLADSGPGTLREACEAGGARTIVFNVAGIIQLKKAISIRAPYVTIAGQTAPGDGICVAGETFAVDTHDVIIRHMRFRRGATDVTRRDDALSGDPMGNVIIDHCSVSWGLDENISMYRNMFTANENSDRKKLPAANITIQNTISSEGLDTYNHAFGSTIGGLNSTFIRNLWANNISRNPSVGMYGDFTFVNNVLFNWWNRSVDGGDYRSLFNIINNYYKPGPMTPEDKPIRYRIIKPESGYLDPKTFGRAYVEGNFVEGNPKVTADNWDGGVQPGDLSPEEREKHFAYMRQSKPFEMAPLNIMSAKEAYDFVLDNAGAVLPKRDAVDQRIVKTVKSGKINAPKGKEMEIGTEFINRRLPKDSYKKGIIVHPDQVGGYPDYQGQPYQETDGDGIPDAWEEKHGLDPNDPSDAIKDLNGDGYTNLEKYLNGIDPTKKVDWTNWENNHDTLLEVAKKGGLLQD
- a CDS encoding alpha-L-fucosidase; amino-acid sequence: MKKYLALLLVAFSCQQKEAAPPAPVQPVPSERQLAWQDLEFYAFVHFNMNTFSNMEWGMGDEDPKTFNPTALDCRQWAKVAKDAGMKGIIITAKHHDGFCLWPTATTGHSVKNSSWKDGKGDVIKELSEACKEYGLKFGVYLSPWDRNNPHYGTPEYIDIFRTQLRELLTNYGEVFEVWFDGANGGTGYYGGANEERRVDKRNYYDWENTYSIIRELQPNAVIFSDGGPDIRWVGNEEGHAYKTTWSNLKRDEVYGGMPEYASEYSAGQEDGTHWVPAEVDVSIRPGWYYHPYEDHKVKSLPKLLDIYYESLGRNGSLLLNFPVDRRGLIHEKDAEQVQKLADKIKEDFAHNLASEKGEIAASETRGKGYGAAMAMDDDESTYWATTDGTVSGTLTVTFDKPTTFNRFLAQEYIALGQRVKAFTVEVETESGWEEIASETTIGYKRILRFPDVTATSVRFSVTDAKACPTISEIGIFNAPKVVMAPEISRSVSGMVSLEAADQGVDIYFTTDGSTPGKDSKKYESPFEVITPKTVQAIVIDQASGKTSEVGRVDFDLAKANWKVINGADKADQAIDENLHTNYTSKNNEVVIDLGAAVDLKGFTYMPMQSRYMSGVIQQYEFAISTDGGNWKTVRKGEFGNIAASPIEQKITFGTENAKFIRLKASKTLDGKEASFAEIGVITK
- a CDS encoding DUF3826 domain-containing protein, yielding MMKTNIKSLLFAAMMMMGLAQLTNAQGFDPEYVKVTNERARKIVDNMDISDIQKADKVTDYIAKQYRNLSLIHDERDKQIDAAKEMYDGKKEEKKINKAEKKANKSMAKLHKKYLAQLSSELTAEQVDQVKDGMTYGVAPNTYKVYQEMLPDLTQEQKDKIWNWLAEAREHAMDAGSSHAKHAWFGKYKGKITNYLSDLGYDLKQAEKDMFERQKAANNQ